In one window of Toxotes jaculatrix isolate fToxJac2 chromosome 10, fToxJac2.pri, whole genome shotgun sequence DNA:
- the map1lc3cl gene encoding microtubule-associated proteins 1A/1B light chain 3C, with product MAPFEKSMEMMPFKQRKCLETRKDEVCSIRSKFPNKLPVIVERYTREKTLPLLDKTKFLVPFELTLGQFLCLLRNKIALDSTQALFLLVAEKSMSCMSSSMGEVYSRYRDADGFLYITYASQDMFGAPRPAARPPL from the exons atggctcCTTTTGAGAAATCCATGGAGATGATGCCCTTCAAGCAGAGGAAATGCCTCG aaacaagaaaagatgaAGTGTGCAGCATTCGGTCTAAATTCCCCAACAAGTTGCCT GTAATTGTTGAACGTTACACCCGTGAAAAGACTCTCCCcctgttggacaaaacaaagttCTTGGTTCCCTTCGAGCTCACCTTGGGTCAGTTCCTGTGCCTGCTCAG gaaTAAGATTGCCTTGGACTCTACCCAGGCTTTGTTCCTCCTGGTGGCAGAGAAGAGCATGTCCTGCATGTCCTCCAGCATGGGGGAGGTTTACTCCCGCTACAGAGACGCTGATGGCTTCCTCTACATCACCTACGCCTCACAGGATATGTTCGGAGCACCTCGACCAGCAGCCAGGCCGCCTCTCTGA